TGTGCTGCAAGGCAGGTCACTGAAGCGTCTGGGCGTGGCAGCGGTCCTCATCGCCGGTCTGAGCGTGTTGGCGCCCGGGTACCTTCCGGTCCTGTTGTTGACGGCGACGGCACTGGTGTACCTGGTGTCGACCGTCGACCGAAACCTTCTGATTCTCAAGGGACTTCGCTCCCCATCCTTCGTCACCATCAGCGACGAGCAGGCCTTGTCGATTCCCGACGACGAACTGCCCGTCTACACGGTGCTGCTGCCGGTCTACCACGAGCCCAAGATTGTGGAGGACCTGATCAACGGCGTCTGCCGACTCGACTACCCCAGCGACCGACTCGAACTGCTGCTGCTGGTGGAGGAGGACGACACCGAGACGCAGAACGCGCTGTCCAGCCTGCCGTTGGAGAACATCCGCATCGTCCTCGTGCCCCACAGCATGCCCAAGACCAAGCCGAAGGCCTGTAACTACGGGATGCTCCTCCCAGACCGCAGAGGTGAGCTGGTCACCATCTACGACGCCGAGGACATCCCCGACCCGCTGCAACTTCGGCGTGCGGTGGCGGCCTTCCGGAACCTGCCCGAGGACGTCGGGTGCCTGCAGGCTCGACTCGCCTATTTCAACGAACGCCAGAATCTGCTGACGCGTTGGTTCTCATTGGAATACGACCAGTGGTTCGGCCTGGTGCTGCCCGCGGTCGAGAACGCCGGCTGCGTCGTGCCTCTCGGCGGGACCTCCAACCACATGCCAGCCCGGGTCTGGCATGCGGTCGGCGGGTGGGACGAGTTCAACGTCACCGAGGACGCTGACCTCGGCGTCCGGTTGGCGCGACACGGGTACAAGACCCTGATCCTCGACTCCACCACTCTTGAAGAGGCCAATTCCGATGTCGTGAACTGGATCAGGCAGCGTTCCCGTTGGTACAAGGGTTACCTGCAGACCACGTTCGTCCACCTTCGTCACCCGCTGCAGTTGCGCCGGGAGATCGGCACCGTGGCCCTACTGAGGCTGGTCAACATGACCGGGGCGATTCCGATCACCAGCGCCCTGAACCTGGTCTTCTGGTCGACGATGCTGATCTGGATTCTCGGTCACCCCTCGATGATCTCGACGCTGTTCCCGCCGTTCACCTACTACATCTGCCTTGCCACCTTCATCATCGGGACGCCGCTGTTCATCTTCATCGAGCTGATCGTCGCGCAGGTGCTCGGCAAGCCGTACCTGTGGTGGGCGGCCCTGCTCATTCCGCTGTACTGGTTCCTGCAGTCGGTCGCCGCATTGAAGGCGATCTACCAGTTGATCTTCCGTCCGTTCTTCTGGGAGAAGACGGTGCACGGACTGGCCATTCCCTACTCGCTACAGAAATGACAGCGCCGACATGTTCCTTCTGCTCAGACTTCTCGCCGCTCTCGCGGTGGCCGTGACGGCCGTCGCGAACGCCACCTTTGCCGTTGCCGAACCGGAGGAGAACCCCGGTATCGGCTGGCGGCAACTCGGGCTGCCCGATCGAATCGACATCGTCGGTTCCGACCAGCCCAACGACGTCGCCCTTCCGGTGCCGCCCGGCGTGGTGCCAACCGTGCTGACCGGATTCATCGGATCGGTGGTCAACGTGGTCGCGGGGCGGGTCGACGTAGTCGACGCAGCCGGTATGGTGCTCGGCGGCATCGTCGTACCCGCGGACCAGAGCACCGTGTGGTTCGCCGTCGACACCGCCAACGCCAAGATCGTCGAGGGCAAGGCCAAGCTGAGTTTCGTTCTGCGTGACGGTAATCAACACGTCGACGGTTGCACTCGCCCACCCACCGTGGCCCTCACCCAGCTCGCCACCGTGTTCTCCGGCGACGTGCCCAACCCCGCCACGATCGCCGACTTCCTGCCTGGCTATCTCGAACGCATCGTGATCCGGGTCGGGCCGGACCCCGCCACCGATGTGCAGCAGGCAGCGCTGAGCCTCGTCGCCAAACTCACGCACCTGTATCGGCCGATCCCCGTCCGCATCGACGTGGACACCTCCGCCGAGATCACCCCACCAGGGGGCCCGCTGCAACGAGTGGTGGACATCCGGCACAGCGCGGATTCCGGCATGTTCATCGAGCATCCCGGCACCCCCGAGGCGGCCCTGGTGATCTCTGGCTCCGGCACCGACCTGCTCAACCAGACCCAGCTGTTCGCCGACCGACGAGTGGCACTGGCCCAAACCGCCGCCGCGAGCGTCGATTCGGTCGTGGACGACAAGCCCAAGACCACCACCATCAAGACCTTCGACGAACTCGGGATGACCACTTCAACGTCCGTGCAGGGCAGCACGACTCAGTATGTCGGTTTCGACACCGCGGCCTTCGGAGTCGGACCCGTCCAGCACGCCAGGATCCACGTGCTGGCCAACTACACGCCGATCGTCCGTGGTGAGGGTTCGGTGGTGATCCGGTCCGGATCGACCATCGTCGCCTCCCGGGTGCTCGACGACTCAGGACAACTCGATGTCACCGGTGACATCCCCAAGGAATCCATCACGTCCAACGTCGGAATAGCCGTCGAACTGCGCTACGTACCGCAGCAGCAGTGCGCACCGCCGTCGGATCGAATCACTTTCACCCTGAATCCGGCGTCGACGGTCACCGTCACACCGGGCACCGACAACCGCGGTGGGTTCCCGGTGCTGCCGGGTGCCTTCACCCCGGACTTCGATGTGGCAGTCACCGATGCGCACGGCATTCGGTACGCCTCCCACGCGATCAACCTGATGGGCCAACAGTCCAGTGTGATTCTGCAGCCGCGGTTGACCCCGCTGGCCGAGACCGGTGGGTCGGGCGCCGGCCTGCTCGTCGTTGCCCCGGGCGACGTGCTGCGCGACGCGGGGCTGAACGCACCGCTGCTGACCGGAGCCGACCACACCATCCTTGTCAGCGGCCTTCCCGTCACCGGGATGAATCTGAATGGGCCGGTGGGCGTCATCCAGGCGTTCACCGCTGCGGACCGCAACGTGTTGGCGATCAGTGGTTCCGCGGAACTGATCGAGCGAACCTTCGACCACATCCGCGGCCTGGAGGGGCGCTGGGCGTCGCTGACCGGTGATGTGGTCGCGACCGGGGCGGCCGGCGTCCCTGTGAATCTCACCGTGCGGGAGGGCGGTGCGCTGGTCAACGAGTATCCCGGTGACGGGTGGCGGTGGTGGGCGGTGGCCTCCGGGCTGATCGGGACGCTGCTGGTGATCGGCGCCGTTGCCGCAGTGCTGACCCGCCGTCGAAACCGCAATCGCGAATAGGCCCGTGACCATCGCCGCATCGGCGCCGAGCGCTCCGACCCCAGCCCCGGTGGAGCGCCCGCCGCACCGACCCCGACGCACAGTGGGCCTGGCACTGTTCGCCGGACTGACTGCGTTGTACTTCGCCATCGGCGCAGTGCTGGTCCTGCGCTACAACCTCTTCGATCCCGACTCCCCGAGTCGGGTGGCCAACGCGGGTTACGCGGTGATGAGTCGTCATGCGCATCTCTCGGCCATCGGGTTCGTCTGGAATCCCCTTCCCAGCCTCGTTCAGATTCCGCTGATGGGCCTGAGTCACTGGTGGCCGGCGCTCAAGACACACGGTCTGGCCGGTGTCATTCAAAGCTCGATGTTCATGGCCGCGGCCGCGGTGATGATCCGCCGGATCGCGCTGGACCGAGGGCTGGGTACCGCGTGGGTGTGGTTGGCAGTGGGATGTTTCGCGCTACAGCCGGCGATCATCGTCTACGGGGCATCCGGGATGAGCGAGGCGGCGCAGATGTTCTGCGTCCTGTGGGCGGTCCGCTACCTCCTGCTGTGGGTGGATTCCCAGTGGCCTGGACACCTCGGTTGGGCCGGAATCGCTTTGGGAGTCGGATATCTCGCCCGATACGAACTCGTCCCTGCCGTATGCGGGGTCATGCTGCTGATCGCCGTCCTCGCCTGGCTGCGCCCACCGCCGGGCGAACGGCTCGCGAACCTGCTGCTGTCCGTCAGCATCGTGGCCTTCCCGATCGTTCTGAGCGCGGCGATATGGGCGATCACCGGATGGATCGTCAGTGACCAGCTTTTCGCGACGGTCTCGTCGCAGTACGGCAACGAGAGTCAGGTGTCTGCCGCGGCAAGCCACGGCGGACCACAGGGCCTGGCAGCGTCCTCGGACTGGGTCGTGATCTCGGCCCGTCTGCTCGGCATGCAGCCGTTCGTCGTCATCGCGGTCGCCGGCGCGGTGGCACTCACCGTGCTTACCCGCAGGGTCGAACATCTGGTCGCAGTCGCCGCGATCGGCCCCATGGTCCTGTTCACGATGTGGGGTCAATACTCGTCGCTCACCTTCGGCTGGTTCAGGTTCTACCTGATGGCAGTCCCGCTGGTGCTGTGCATCGCGATGACCTGCTGGCGTCCCGGTGCCGAGCGGCCGACGCGATGGCACACCGGCACTCCGGTGGCGAAACTGGGCGCTGTGCTGATCTCGCTGTCGATTGCGGTCGGCTTCCCAGTGACGCTGCTGGCCTCCGCTGACCCGCGGATCGGCAACCAGCAGTTGCAGTTCGGCCTCATGTCGCTCATCCGCGACGGCGATGAATCCAGCGAGGGCCAGTGGTATCGGCGCCTCCTGGTCACCGACCGCACACTGGCCGACTACTTCGACCGACGGAACCTGCCGGACGGCTCGGTCCTCATGGACAGCTTCGTCACCTGGGGGGTCTGGTTGGAGTCCGACCGCCCCCACCAGTTCGTCATCACCAGTGACTACGACTTCAGGGCTGCCCTGAATCGGCCGTGGGACTTCGGAGTTCGATACATAGTCGCGGTCAATCCAACCGTGACCGACGCGGACGCCGTCAACCGGCGATACCCGACTATATGGGCCGACGGTGCCGGGATCGGAATGCTGGCGCTCACCGTCTACGGCGCCACCGGCGACGAGCGGTTTCGCGTCTATGAGGTCATCGAACCCCCCTCGTCGGTGGTCGACGAGCCGTCGGCGTCGACGGGGTGATCAGCCCACCAGCACCGCCGCAAACGCCGAGCAGAACCAGTCCACGTCCGAGGACGAGAACACCAGCGGCGGCCTGATCTTCAGCACATTGCCGTCCCGCCCACACACCGAGATCAGCACGCGCTTCTCCCGCATGGCATTGACGATCGTGTGGGCCCTCGCGCGATCGGCCACGCCTGCGTCGTCGACCACTTCGACACCGATGTACAACCCCGCGCCGCGCACCTCGCCGATGGTCGGGTTGTCGGCCGCCAGCGCGGCCAGTTCGGTGCGCAACGCTTCGCCGACCCGTGCGGCGTTGTCGATCAGGCCCTCGTCCTCGATCACGTCCAACACGGCGCCGGCGGCGGCCATCGACACCGGGTTACCACCGAAGGTGTTGAAGTAGGGCACGCCGCGCGCAAACGCCGACAACACCTCCGACCGCGCGGCCATCGCCGCCACCGGCAGTCCATTGGCCATCGGCTTGCCCATAGTCACGAGATCGGGCGTCACGCCGTGGCGGGTGAATCCCCACATTCCGTCACCGGTCCGGCCGAATCCCGGCTGGACCTCGTCGGCGATGAACACCCCGCCGGCCCTGCGCACCGCGGCCACCGCGGGGGCCAGCACCGTTGGATCCGGATGGATGCCGTCCGAGGAGAAGATGGTGTCGACGATCAACGCACTGCACCCGTAACCGGCGGCCCGCAAATCGGTGATGGCGTCCTCGACAGCGGCCAGGAACCGCGACGCGGTCTCCTCCCCCCACCGGTACGCGTCCGGCGCCGGCACCGTGCGCACATGGGCGCCGACGCTGGTCGCCCCGCCGATCGACGGCGAAATCGCGGTCACCGCTTCGGTGTTGCCGTGGTAGGCGTCGCTGGTGATGATCACTCCTGTTGCGCCCGTGGCCATGTGCGCCACGCGCAGGGCGAGGTCGTTGGCCTCCGAACCGGTACACGCATACATCACCTGGTCGACCTCGTCGGGCATGGTCTGCAGCAGGCGCTGCGAGTAGCCGACGATGCCGTCGTGCAGATAGCGGGTGTGGGTGTTGAGCAGTCCAAGCTGGCGCGTCACCGCGGCGACCACGCGCGGATGACAGTGCCCGACGCTGGCGACATTGTTGTAGGCGTCCAGGTACGGCGTGTCCTGCGCGTCGAAAAGCCGCGTGCCCTGGCCGCGGACCAGGTGTACCGGCCGTTCGTAGAACAGCCGGTACGCCGGGCCCAGCACCCGATCGCGCGAGGCGATCAGTGATTCGGAGTCGGGATCGAGGCCCTGGCCACCGCTGTAGCTGTTGGAATCCATGATGTTGGAAAACCCCTGTGCGGAAACCATTTTCCCGGCTCCTCATTCCTGTCTCTCGCTGAAGTGGTGTCAATGCGCGTGCGGCGTGGGCGTCACCGTTCGTGCGCCTCCTCCAGAACGGTCCGGCCCAGATCCGAATAGCGCTGCGGATCTTTATATTTGAGGTAGATGGCCAACACGATACCGGCCACACCCACCGCGCCGACCACAAACGGGATGGCGCTGAAGACCCAGTCACCCGCGGCCGCCCCGGCCGCGAACGACGCGTTCTTGGTCAACAGGTAGATCACGTACGCCATGCCGAGACCGCCGAGAAGCGGCGCCAGGAACGTCTTGAACCAGTGCGCGGTCTCGGGATGGTTCTTGTGCACGTGGAAGTACGAGATCACCGAGAACGCAGCCAGTGCCTGCACGATCATGATGGCCGTCGTGCCGAGCAGGGCCATCAGGCCATACAGGCCCGTGTACGGGTCGCGGCCGGTGAGGTCGAAGAACAGCACCACCACCGTCGCGAATCCGGTCTGCACGAACCCGGCGATGTGGGGCGATCCGTGCACCGGGTGCGTGGCTCCGATGGTCCGGCGCATACCCGGGACGACATTCTCACGGCCCAGGGCGTACAGATAGCGCGCGGCGCAGTTGTGGAACGCCATGCCACACGCGAACGATCCGGTCATCAGCAGGATCTTGAACATGTCGACGGCCCACATGCCGAAGTGTTCGTGCACGGGCGTGAAGAAGATGTCGCCGGCGGTCGACGCGTCCTGCGCCAGGGCGACGGCGTTCTCCGGGCCGGTCCCGACGATCGCCAACCACGACACCAGCACGTAGAACACGCCGATGCCGACGACCGAACTGACCACCGCGATCGGGATGATCTTCTTCGGGTTGCGGGACTCCTCGCCGTACATGGCCGACGACTCGAATCCCACCCACGACCAGAAGGCGAAGAACAGGCCGACACCGGCGGATCCCGCGACCGTGATCATGCTGCCGTCGGTTCCCGCGACCTCACCGGACAGGCTCGTGAAACCGTTCAGCGGGTTGAGCGATCCCCACGACCAACCCTGCGGGCCACCTCCGGTGAACAGCACCGAACCCGCCATCAGCGCGAGCATGATGATCTCGGTGATCAGGAAGACTCCGAGCACCTTGGCCGCGAGGTTGATGTCGAAGTAGGTCAGCACCGTGTTGACCGCGAGCATCACGACCGCGAACACGATCCATGGCACATCAACCCCGAAGAACGACTTGAAGAGATCGTTGCCGAAGAACGAGAAGATGCCGATCAGGGACGCCTCGAACACCATGTACGCCAGTGCGGTGAGGAATCCCGCGCCCAGACCGACGATTCGGCCCAGGCCGTGCGAGATGTATCCATAGAACGCACCGGTCGCCGTGATGTGCCTGCTCATGGCGGCGTAGCCGATGGCGAACAGGGTCAGGACGATCGTCGCGACGAAATATCCCGCCGGGGCGTACGCACCGTTTCCGAAACCGACTGCGATGGGCACGTTTCCGACCATCGCGGTGATCGGTGCGGCCGTGGCCACGGCCATGAAGAGCACGCCGACCAGGCCCACGGCGTTGGGTTTGAGTCGTTGTACGGATGCGCTGGATCCGGGAGAACCGGATCCAGCGGAAGGGGTGTCGATGGTCTCGCTCATTGTGATCCCGCCTGACTGCGCCGAATACCAGCCCCCTAATTGGTCTGGTATTGCCGAAGCCCCGGCACTGCAAGCTGTTCCGGGGCGGTGTGGATGCAATCGCTGACGACTCTGTCGCACGATGACGACAGAAGCTACTGACCCGAGGAATGCTGGTCAACTCCAAAAATTAGCTGTGAGAACGCTGTCAGTGCACCACATGTTGCAGGACGTGTCCGCGATGAAACGTCCATGTTAAATCGTCTTTTTTGGTCTGCTCGACGTCGCGTTCTGGTCCAGAATCTCCCCTATGCCTGGACTGCCCGAAGACCACGAGCGCTTCGCTCGGGCGGCCCTGGGCGCCTACGGACGCGCCCCGGACACGCCCCTGCGACTGCTCAGCCTCTCGGAGAACGCGACCTACCTTGTGGGCGACGTAGGGGGTGACGAGGGGTGCGACGACGAACCGGTGGTGCTGCGGGTGCATCGCCCCGGCTACCACAGCGTGGAGGAGATCCGATCCGAGTTGGATTGGATGGCCGCCCTGCGCACGCAGACTTCCGTGCGCACACCGGAACTCGTTCCGACCGTGACGGGTGAACCGGTGACGGCCGCGCACGTGGGCGACCGGATGCTGTACGTCGACGCGGTGAGCTACATCGCGGGGTGCACGGCTGAAGAGGACCCCGACGTGGTCGGATTCGACGCACTGGGCGAGCTGACGGCGATCATGCACCAACACGTGCAGTCCTGGACCGCACCCGCACACTTCACCAGGTTCCGCTGGGACCTCGACGCCATTCTGGGCCCGCATGCCCGCTGGGGTGACTGGAGGGCGGCGCATGCGTTGACCGCCTCCGATCGCGCGGTGAT
The DNA window shown above is from Mycolicibacterium confluentis and carries:
- a CDS encoding glycosyltransferase — encoded protein: MGEDHQHRPHLHLPHLPRPHLPPHLSARTVLQGRSLKRLGVAAVLIAGLSVLAPGYLPVLLLTATALVYLVSTVDRNLLILKGLRSPSFVTISDEQALSIPDDELPVYTVLLPVYHEPKIVEDLINGVCRLDYPSDRLELLLLVEEDDTETQNALSSLPLENIRIVLVPHSMPKTKPKACNYGMLLPDRRGELVTIYDAEDIPDPLQLRRAVAAFRNLPEDVGCLQARLAYFNERQNLLTRWFSLEYDQWFGLVLPAVENAGCVVPLGGTSNHMPARVWHAVGGWDEFNVTEDADLGVRLARHGYKTLILDSTTLEEANSDVVNWIRQRSRWYKGYLQTTFVHLRHPLQLRREIGTVALLRLVNMTGAIPITSALNLVFWSTMLIWILGHPSMISTLFPPFTYYICLATFIIGTPLFIFIELIVAQVLGKPYLWWAALLIPLYWFLQSVAALKAIYQLIFRPFFWEKTVHGLAIPYSLQK
- a CDS encoding APC family permease — its product is MSETIDTPSAGSGSPGSSASVQRLKPNAVGLVGVLFMAVATAAPITAMVGNVPIAVGFGNGAYAPAGYFVATIVLTLFAIGYAAMSRHITATGAFYGYISHGLGRIVGLGAGFLTALAYMVFEASLIGIFSFFGNDLFKSFFGVDVPWIVFAVVMLAVNTVLTYFDINLAAKVLGVFLITEIIMLALMAGSVLFTGGGPQGWSWGSLNPLNGFTSLSGEVAGTDGSMITVAGSAGVGLFFAFWSWVGFESSAMYGEESRNPKKIIPIAVVSSVVGIGVFYVLVSWLAIVGTGPENAVALAQDASTAGDIFFTPVHEHFGMWAVDMFKILLMTGSFACGMAFHNCAARYLYALGRENVVPGMRRTIGATHPVHGSPHIAGFVQTGFATVVVLFFDLTGRDPYTGLYGLMALLGTTAIMIVQALAAFSVISYFHVHKNHPETAHWFKTFLAPLLGGLGMAYVIYLLTKNASFAAGAAAGDWVFSAIPFVVGAVGVAGIVLAIYLKYKDPQRYSDLGRTVLEEAHER
- a CDS encoding aspartate aminotransferase family protein, coding for MVSAQGFSNIMDSNSYSGGQGLDPDSESLIASRDRVLGPAYRLFYERPVHLVRGQGTRLFDAQDTPYLDAYNNVASVGHCHPRVVAAVTRQLGLLNTHTRYLHDGIVGYSQRLLQTMPDEVDQVMYACTGSEANDLALRVAHMATGATGVIITSDAYHGNTEAVTAISPSIGGATSVGAHVRTVPAPDAYRWGEETASRFLAAVEDAITDLRAAGYGCSALIVDTIFSSDGIHPDPTVLAPAVAAVRRAGGVFIADEVQPGFGRTGDGMWGFTRHGVTPDLVTMGKPMANGLPVAAMAARSEVLSAFARGVPYFNTFGGNPVSMAAAGAVLDVIEDEGLIDNAARVGEALRTELAALAADNPTIGEVRGAGLYIGVEVVDDAGVADRARAHTIVNAMREKRVLISVCGRDGNVLKIRPPLVFSSSDVDWFCSAFAAVLVG
- a CDS encoding phosphotransferase enzyme family protein, encoding MPGLPEDHERFARAALGAYGRAPDTPLRLLSLSENATYLVGDVGGDEGCDDEPVVLRVHRPGYHSVEEIRSELDWMAALRTQTSVRTPELVPTVTGEPVTAAHVGDRMLYVDAVSYIAGCTAEEDPDVVGFDALGELTAIMHQHVQSWTAPAHFTRFRWDLDAILGPHARWGDWRAAHALTASDRAVIERAATEITGRLTEFGMDPDRFGLVHADLRLANLMVDPNAPESGITVIDFDDCGWSWHLADLGAVVSWIEDTPAAERIVSDWLSGYLTRRPLPPEDLAMIPTFVMLRRIHLTAWTASHHDADAAIAVGPEFATGTAALAHRYLDEPDWLAEAIARADQHATR
- a CDS encoding ArnT family glycosyltransferase yields the protein MTIAASAPSAPTPAPVERPPHRPRRTVGLALFAGLTALYFAIGAVLVLRYNLFDPDSPSRVANAGYAVMSRHAHLSAIGFVWNPLPSLVQIPLMGLSHWWPALKTHGLAGVIQSSMFMAAAAVMIRRIALDRGLGTAWVWLAVGCFALQPAIIVYGASGMSEAAQMFCVLWAVRYLLLWVDSQWPGHLGWAGIALGVGYLARYELVPAVCGVMLLIAVLAWLRPPPGERLANLLLSVSIVAFPIVLSAAIWAITGWIVSDQLFATVSSQYGNESQVSAAASHGGPQGLAASSDWVVISARLLGMQPFVVIAVAGAVALTVLTRRVEHLVAVAAIGPMVLFTMWGQYSSLTFGWFRFYLMAVPLVLCIAMTCWRPGAERPTRWHTGTPVAKLGAVLISLSIAVGFPVTLLASADPRIGNQQLQFGLMSLIRDGDESSEGQWYRRLLVTDRTLADYFDRRNLPDGSVLMDSFVTWGVWLESDRPHQFVITSDYDFRAALNRPWDFGVRYIVAVNPTVTDADAVNRRYPTIWADGAGIGMLALTVYGATGDERFRVYEVIEPPSSVVDEPSASTG